In Vicinamibacterales bacterium, the DNA window GCACGGTGATCGCCGAGCTGCGCGACCGGGAAGCGCGCGAGGCCTGGATCAAGGCGAACGGCACCGTCGTCGACGTGTTGCCGGCGCCGGCGAACGGATCGCCGCGGCCCGTGGTCTCGTTCGATACGCCTGAAGGGGAGCGCATCCGCTTCACGCCGATCGGGCCGAGCCCCTGGCGCGCGCTGAAGGTCGGCGATTCCATTCCGGTGATCTATCCGTTCGGCCTGCCCGGCCAGGCGCGCATCGACCCCCGATCGTTCCGCCGGACGCGCACCGCGATCGCGCTCGGCGCGGCGCTGGTCCTGATGGCGCTCGGCGGCTACGTCGCACGCTACGCGTCCCGCCGCGGCGCGCCGGACGGTTTCAAGTAGAATGGCCGCATCAATCTCATGGCGATTGTCTGGTGGCACTGGCTGGTCCTGGGCCTGCTCCTGATCGCGCTCGAGCTCGCCGCGTCCGGCGGCTTCTACATCATCTTCTTCGGGATTGCGGCGGTCGTCATCAGCCTGATGGCGGCGCTCGGGGCCGAGACGCCGGTGTGGGCCGAGCTCGCGCTGTTCTCGGTGATGTCGGTGGGATCGCTGCTGCTCTTCCGCGGGCCGCTGATGCGCTGGTTGAACGTCGACGGCGCCGGCGCCGACGTGGATTCGCTGGTCGGCGAGACCGGCGTGGTGCAGCAGGACATTGCGCCGCACGACATCGGCCGCGTCGAGCTGCGCGGCAGCTCGTGGCGCGCCCGCAACAATACCGCGACGCTGCTGCCGGCCGGGCGCCGCGTCACCGTGGTCCGCGTTGATCGCCTCATGCTGATCGTCGAGGCGGAAGGAGCCCCTTCATGACCGGCGGCATCGTCGTGTTCGGCATCCTCGCCCTGCTGGTGATCGTCATCATCGCCAAGACGGCGGTGGTGGTCCCGCAGCAGAGCGCCTACGTGGTCGAGCGGCTGGGCCGCTATCACGCGACGCTGTCGGCGGGGTTCCACGTGCTGCTGCCGTTCGTCGACGCGATCCGCTACCGCCACTCGCTGAAGGAGACGGCGATCGACATTCCGGCGCAGGTCTGCATCACGCGCGACAACGTGCAGGTCGGCGTCGACGGCATTCTCTACCTCAAGGTGCTGAACCCCGAGCGCGCCTCCTACGGCATCTCCGACTTCATCTTCGCCATCTCGCAGCTGGCGCAGACGACGCTGCGCAGCGAGGTCGGCAAGATCGATCTCGACCGCACCTTCGAGGAGCGCACCAACATCAACCTGCAGGTCGTGACCGAACTGGACAAGGCGTCGGAGGCGTGGGGCGTCAAGGTGCTGCGCTACGAAATCAAGAACATCACGCCGCCGCACGACGTGCTCGCCGCGATGGAGAAGCAGATGCGCGCCGAGCGGGAGAAGCGCGCCGTCATCCTGACCTCCGAAGGGCAGCGCGACGCGGCGGTGAACACCGCCGAAGGCGAGAAGCAGCAGGTGATCAAGGCGTCGGAAGCCCGCAAGCAGCAGCAGATCAACGAGGCGGACGGCCAGGCCGCGGCGATTCTCTCGGTCTCGAGCGCGACCGCGGAAGGCATTCGCCGCGTGGCGGAGGCGATCAAGCAGCCCGGCGGCTTCGAAGCGGTCCAGCTGCGCGTCGCCGAGCAGTACGTGGAACAGTTCGGCCGCCTGGCGAAAGAGTCCAACACGCTCATCCTGCCGGCCAACGCGTCGGACGTCGGGTCGATGATCGCGCTGGCCATGAAGTCCATCCAGGCAGGACGTTCATCGTGACCAGCGGCCGCCGCCGTCTCACCCGGTCGACCGACAAGATGATCGCCGGCGTCTGCGCCGGCATCGCGGAATACTTCGGCTGGGACGTGACGCTCTTTCGCGTCGTTTACGTGATCGTGTCGATCATCTCCGCC includes these proteins:
- a CDS encoding DUF3592 domain-containing protein; amino-acid sequence: MAEYPVRATLAGVLLFVIGLAIAGSTVIAELRDREAREAWIKANGTVVDVLPAPANGSPRPVVSFDTPEGERIRFTPIGPSPWRALKVGDSIPVIYPFGLPGQARIDPRSFRRTRTAIALGAALVLMALGGYVARYASRRGAPDGFK
- a CDS encoding NfeD family protein; this encodes MAIVWWHWLVLGLLLIALELAASGGFYIIFFGIAAVVISLMAALGAETPVWAELALFSVMSVGSLLLFRGPLMRWLNVDGAGADVDSLVGETGVVQQDIAPHDIGRVELRGSSWRARNNTATLLPAGRRVTVVRVDRLMLIVEAEGAPS
- a CDS encoding stomatin-like protein, giving the protein MTGGIVVFGILALLVIVIIAKTAVVVPQQSAYVVERLGRYHATLSAGFHVLLPFVDAIRYRHSLKETAIDIPAQVCITRDNVQVGVDGILYLKVLNPERASYGISDFIFAISQLAQTTLRSEVGKIDLDRTFEERTNINLQVVTELDKASEAWGVKVLRYEIKNITPPHDVLAAMEKQMRAEREKRAVILTSEGQRDAAVNTAEGEKQQVIKASEARKQQQINEADGQAAAILSVSSATAEGIRRVAEAIKQPGGFEAVQLRVAEQYVEQFGRLAKESNTLILPANASDVGSMIALAMKSIQAGRSS
- a CDS encoding PspC domain-containing protein — translated: MTSGRRRLTRSTDKMIAGVCAGIAEYFGWDVTLFRVVYVIVSIISAAFPGILVYLLLWVVMPRPEAPV